The genomic interval TTCACtgatcattttaaattaaagtttgttcagtaattttatacaggtaatttttaattaacagtaATTTTATACTCTGTAGTTTCATAAAATCCATACCTAGttacctgtcaatatttgaatttcaattttattattaagctatACAATTAAAAGAGGACTTTCGAGGGTGttgtttgctctgtctgccccgtaaggtataaagacgtgattatatgaatatatgtattgcCTAATATATTGTATGATTTTATGCACTTCTTCGTTACCCTGTCACAACCATTGGCATGTACTTAATTAACTAATTTGTATGCTAAAATGAATGattactatgttttatatccaaataaatttaatataaaaatttgttaaataatcCTCTAGTCAAGTTCTTAATTGGACTTGtgtttaaaacatacatacctacatacataaaattaaatactaattGTGTTTAATATCATCTAAAATACCATATATTTCTTTAgagtatttatttgattatttgtaaaataaaaaatgcagcAGTGGACTTCCTGCgtctcaaaaatataataaaaaagcatttattataaaaagtattctGGACTAGAATTCCCAAAATGTAAGTAATCTATCGCCATATATACGTTACAATGTTATGATTATCCGTATGAGAAAATGAACAATgcttaaatgaaaaaagatttttcataacTGTTTGTAGTTTTTGGaatgtaatataaaagtaaatattagcatagtttataatttttctattttttatacaaatatgataaaaaattgtaatttactttatgggacacacatacacacagacacaattttacaaaaacgcaagtttcaaatgttttagttataataaaatgatagcgcttgttaaaaataacaatatttttttctcaataaGAAATTTATGAGGGCATATAAGAATATCATGGCTTAAGTTCTCTTAGTGTTAGTCTCTGTTATGTCCTCTCTTTGTTGGTTCacattaattatgtttttatttgtgagTTTGTAGCACACACtttctaaaaaacaaaaaacccaGAACCGTAAAAATGATATCAAATCTTGAGTGTGATGGAGATATAAAGAGTTCAAGGCCTTATGACAGTGACTTTAAAGTAGCACATCTGAACTTTAACTAAAATCCTTTTCACACAAAGGTAGCCCAAGCGTAGAATGAAGAAGAAAGGGTGCGCTGTAAGAAAGCAAATGCAATAGCAGCACATTCCTCCAATGATTCGACTCGTATAACCGGGCGGTTAATAGAGCTACTCGTATGGGTTAGTGATGGGATAATGTTAAAACTTTTGAAACTACGCGACACCCTTCTCTGGTTCTCTTCTTGAGAGTCTTTCGGCTTCTTCCACTGTGTCTGGAAGCTGAACATTGATGGTTTCTGGTAACGTGAAGACGAGAGCAGCAGCCGTCAGCGCCATGCTGCCGAAGAATATTACTGGAAGTTGCTCGTAGTATTTGGCCTAAgggaagaatttttttattttcattaactgGGGAGTTTTATGAAGCATTATTGATCATCAGAACTGTGGAGATCATTAAAGCATCATTGACTGCTGAAACTATAGTTTCTATGGAGTAGCAACAAGGATGCGGACTAGCCATGGGCTACCACTTATAATGTATCAAATAAAGATATCATTCGGTATAAGACTCATCCACCTCAAGTCTACACATtaagttacataaaaataatttaattttgcctAAAAGAGAAGACCGAACTCATACGCAATTGAttcttaaaaaactttttaagctGATTATGAAAGCATTCCTTTCTACAATATTTGAACCTTAATGTATCACTTACAAGTAAAGGAGTTTGTGGAGCCAACGTGGAACCGATCCTGCCTGTAGTCGAACATACAGCAAGCAGTGACTGCCTCACGCTAGTTGGGAAGACTTCCGATACGTAGATGTAGACAGAACTGTATGCTACTGTTATACTGAACTTGCCCAAGAGGTAGACTGTGAGGGACCAACCACCTGTGACAAATGAGAAACaagatagaaataaaaaaacgtatTCCCTGGAAGATGACTGTTGTTTGCATAATAAGTGCGTTACATAGGTACGTAAAAGCTATTGAactaaaaatgtgttttttttaagttaagaaGTTTTTAaagatcaaaatttaaaaaaagatcttATAATTGGTAATAGAAGAGTCAATTTTAGTTGTATTGCTTCAGTAcaaaaatatcctttagatggaCTTAAAATAGGCGTATGTTTCATTTCACGcctgaaataaaaactaatataaacCACACATAGTATTTTCAaaggcaaaagctagtaaaaacGATCAAGTAAAGAATTCTTAAATCCCAACTCCATAGCTTTGGTGCCACGAAATCGGCTTAACTTAAATATTCCATTAATTCAGTCTGGCTGGCAAACAGTGATCGCTAAATAAGCGGCCGTCTCGAGGCTCGACAAGTCGGCAAATTGTTTTCAGATTATCAAACTGCCTTTTGTTCACGTCAAATTGTGTTTGGATGTGAAGTTTGTACTGAGAGTTTCGGTTCATTAATCTTGgagatgtcgttaaaagtgACGCTTCACTTCGCTAATTACTTGGTCTGAACTGCGTTCTTATGTTTGGGAATGAATTACTAAAATAGCTATGAAAATTTATAGCTAAATGtggataaatttaataaggtTGATCCAACAAGTTAACCTTAATTATTCATAATCCCTTACCTTACCCAATTTTCAACGACTATTTGCATTTCCACCCGTTCTAGGATTTCCAAAAGTATTTTAGAAGTGTATGCTTGCTTATATTAATATAGCTGAGTAAATTTagcgaatttaaaaaatttttacttatcaGATGTGTGGTTAATGTGTCAACTGACCAAAtatagttaatttaaatattatattttccaaatttcTGATTTCAGATCCGTCcttcataataaatttattaaaaagtaaagaacTCACCAGCTGGTATCAGAGATAAACTGATGCACAGGAAAGCGCTCAGCACGTACGTTATAATCAACGGCTTCTTCCTCCCGAACCTATCCAGCACCATCAAACACACTATATTCCCCGGGATTTCCACTAAAACCACCAACATGAAGTTAACGTACTGATTCCCAGCTAATGACACTGAGTTGATTGATAACCCATAGTACACCAAAGTGCATGTTATCCATAGAAATGAGCACACAAACAATCTAGTCCTTATTATACTGGATCTCATAACACTGGCAAAAGTAGCTGTTTCTTTTGGCTTTATTTCTTGTATCGGCTCATCAAGCTTATCCTTTTCATTGCTGTTTAGAGATAGACTTTCTAGTTCATATAGTGTTGTAAAAAGTTCCGGTCTTATAtcaactttattaatattagcggctttcttcaaaatttttacagCTTCGTCTTGACGGCCTTTGCTCAGTAGCCATCGAACACTCTCGTTTAAAATCCATATGTATGAGACTATGAACAGTGCTGGGGTGTAAATGACTCTTAGAAGATATCGCCAGTTTTGCAGCTGCCAAGCCAGTCCAGCCATTGTCACCGCTCCACAGACATACACTATGTTTATGAGAGTGTTTCCAAAAACACGGCCCTTTGGTCCTACTAATTCCATAGCTGAAAAAGAGATAGGTTTTGGtgttgttatgtacaataccTGCAGCtccattttttcattaaccGCCTTAGAGAAACCTGACATATACGGTATTAACAAAGAGAATATAACCACTACGTTTGGTATTAGGTACTATGAGGGTCATGTTTACTGTTTACAGTCATGTTACTGTCAACTGTACAACTGTCAAatctacattaaaattttgcgAGGCAGttgtttttgtgttaaaaatatagtatagttgTTTTTGGTACCTCATAAATTATAATggacttatttatattgaactTTCTTTCAAAGCGCTAATAGCTCAGCGTTTCACAAGatgcataaaatataatacgaaCCTGACAGTGTTagcaaatttatataaaaatacatacatatagtcacgtcttcatACCTTGCGGcttaaacagagccaacagttgaaattactgaaaagccacgtaaTTAATGGGAGGTTTATAAGAAATCCTAGATAactaaagtaacaaaaaactGACGCCCTAAGGGAGAACGCTTAGGGTTCAGTTAATAAAGGAGAGTAATTCTTTAGTCTGTACTTATATCTATCCTTCACAAAGACCGGCTTAGCACAATACCGTATAAACAATCTTATGGAAACATAACAAATGCTTATTAGGTTTCCACACTACATTCACAAGCTGGGAAACTTGCAGATATTACAGATGCTAATTAAAATACAGTGTACTTAGTAAACTTAAGACAAACAGGCTTAGTACAAAATGTGGAATGTACAGAAAATTGCCTTGTACCCGAAAAGATAATTTTCTGTagtagtgattttttttttcaatattaataaatattgttagaTATTCCAACGTGGCTAACAGGACACTGTAGTCCCTTTTTTGGGGAGAAAGAATtagaaagaagaaataaataagagaTTTGCTCGTAAATTCTCATACATTGAGAGTATTATCAAAGAGAGGCCAAAGTTTGCATGTTTGCAATATAAAGATAGTTTAAAGTGCAAAGATGAGACGCTAACAATATCCGATTAAGAATAGATAACATCTGCTTTATGACAATGGATATTTTCACGACAGCCTAGCAAATTTTATCTAACAGTTACAATAAAGTGATCACATCTGCAAAATATCTAATTTACAATCTTACCCAACACAAAGGCGGTGGTGTATGCGCCCGCTCCGAAAGCGGTTTCAAGGAATTCGAATGCAAGCAACATCTCGTAATTCACAGAAAATGATCTCAGGATACCAAATAACCCATTGAACAGCGAAGAGATAGCCAGGGCAAGTTTTCGACCATATCTGTCTGATATGAACCCGGTCAGGGGCAGTGCGACGAAGAATCCGCCGTTGTGCATTGACCCTAGGAACGTTCGCTTCCAGTCTTGACATCCTAGGTTGAACTGCAATAAAGAAGAATTGGTTAATACAAGAACACGCTTGTTCATCTAATGGAATAGCCAAAAAAAGTCATTCATTGTCGGCTGGTTTAGTTTGTGAGAATGAATGagtgatgaatgaatgaacgaaaGGATGGACAGAAGCAGATACATTTTCCGCTATATCTTTcttgttaatacatacatagaatcacgcctttttcccggaggggtaggcagagactacatctttccacttgccacgatctctgcatactaccttcccctcttcatgcaagctcggcggtttcgggtactcttgacctgaccctttgccaggacgtccttaatttgatcgtctaggccttcccacccCACCACTTTTACAGTTAATAACCATTAGAAATACAATGGCTATTGACTCAACTCTGTTGACTTAGTTCTAAACCAGTATTGTATATTTCTCGGACAGTGGACACTGTTTTCCTAACTGGAAGGGAATTAGAAAATGAATATTCATTTCGGAGACGGCCAATAGAATTGTCCAAGCCCAGGGATTAATCGGAAATAGCGTTCTTAGAACTAAAGGGTTGGTTAAGGTTAATTGTAACTATAGAGTGGATTACTCGTATATCAGACATAATGCTACTATGGTAGCgtcgaaataataaaatatgtgctACTATATTCATATTACTAAGTATTAACTTTACTTAATTCACATAAAGTTGGTACAGATTATATAAAGATAGAATATAAAgtaggtaaaaaaattaaaaccaatCAAGGCT from Amyelois transitella isolate CPQ chromosome 16, ilAmyTran1.1, whole genome shotgun sequence carries:
- the LOC106129755 gene encoding organic cation transporter protein, which encodes MSEKTPAMGLDAILAELGAFGKYNIINYTILLLPVLLAGMFGAVYIFEAPDINYRCKIHECETLYNETTWLEYAIPKKGEKFSKCERYPIRSNLGIENMTCKAEDFDTSVKEKCSSFVYSDEDSAVKDFNLGCQDWKRTFLGSMHNGGFFVALPLTGFISDRYGRKLALAISSLFNGLFGILRSFSVNYEMLLAFEFLETAFGAGAYTTAFVLAMELVGPKGRVFGNTLINIVYVCGAVTMAGLAWQLQNWRYLLRVIYTPALFIVSYIWILNESVRWLLSKGRQDEAVKILKKAANINKVDIRPELFTTLYELESLSLNSNEKDKLDEPIQEIKPKETATFASVMRSSIIRTRLFVCSFLWITCTLVYYGLSINSVSLAGNQYVNFMLVVLVEIPGNIVCLMVLDRFGRKKPLIITYVLSAFLCISLSLIPAGGWSLTVYLLGKFSITVAYSSVYIYVSEVFPTSVRQSLLAVCSTTGRIGSTLAPQTPLLAKYYEQLPVIFFGSMALTAAALVFTLPETINVQLPDTVEEAERLSRREPEKGVA